Part of the Amblyraja radiata isolate CabotCenter1 chromosome 27, sAmbRad1.1.pri, whole genome shotgun sequence genome is shown below.
gttcgatcctgactaatggtgctgtatgtacggagtttgtacgttctcccagtaacctcgtgggttttctccgggtgctccggtttcctcccacgctccaaagacgtgactggctttgtataaatgtaaattgtatcaagtgtgtgtgtgtgtgtagggtagcgctaATCTTCGGGGGtcgctagtcagtgcggactcggtgggccgaagggcctgtttctgcgctgtatttaaactaaacttcttcttctttcgtgtggcgtgcacaccctaaagttgtagggcaatttgttctatttgatcttccgtttgtgcacgtcgagttgattgcattagtcgaaacagggcggtccacgtgagggttgcaatcttccaccccctaaactaagctaaagccaCTTTAAAGGAGGCAGCAGCTCCGCCAGGATGAGACATGTCAGCGGCCAAAGATGCTTCACTGCTGGCAGCAGGTGCGCGCTCCCGGTGGGGGGGTGGTCACAGCACCTCTCGCCATCCTGGCCGCCGATTGGCTGAAGCAAGGccgggggctctgagtaagaagGCGAGCGAGTGGACGAGGCCTGTTTGGCGGGCTTTCTGCTGGCGGGGCGCGCCCCCGCGGTCAGTGTTCGTCCGCCGGGCGCTCGGTTAAGGGATGATGTGGAACAGcgcgggtgagtgagtgagtgaggcccATGGCTGCGCGCCACACCGGCTCGGCTTGGGTCTGTCTCCTCGCAATCGACCTGCCGTCTTTACCAACCTTAAAGTGGCGCGCTAACATTTTCCATGCTctgtactccagcatcttgtggagcatggacacaaaatgctggagtaactcagcgggtcaagcagcatctctgcagataaggaatgggacgtttcgggtcgagacccttcttcagactgatccccccattcatctcgccagagatgctgcctgtcccgctgagttattccaacattttgtgtctatcttcggtgtaagcaagcatctgcagttccttcctacacataggttcagtttagtttatgacttagtactatcacaacgtttaagaaacatttagacgggtacatgggtaAGACATgtttagggatatgggccaaagacggGTAGGTGGGACGTGTGGTTgggtatgttggccggtgtggacaagtcgggccgaatggcctgtttccacgctgtatgactacacACAGGCATCTAGCGAACTGGGGATGCAGAGTGAAAAATGCattatttaggaaggaactgcagaactgcCTCAGAAAAAAAAAGCAGCCAATGTGATTAAAGGCCCACACTAGCCTGGTCATGCTCACATTTCACTCCAGGAAGAAAGTATTGGAATCTAAAAACTGAGGCAGCAATCAGGCTACTGAGCATGACATGATGTGTACCTGAACTATGGATTGTATTTAGTTACACTAAACACTTTTGGGCTTTTTTTTTGCACGTTTGGAGTTTATTATCCATGTGCATTGCATTTACTGgcctgttatgttgctgcaaataagaatttcattgttctgttcttgGTACTTATTACAATTAACCATTCTGGAGTAAAGAAGGGATGCTGGCCTGGGTGGAAGAAAGACAAATCTCTTGATTACAGAAATGGTGGAGGGGATACTGGGGCTGATTACCTACCTGGACTCTGCAATTGCATGTATGAGAACAACATAGGTGTCACTCAAATAGTTCAACAGCATGCAGAAGAAGGTTGTCCTCTTAATTAGCATCTTGTACCTGCCACTGGGGCACAGTGTCTGCAGTGTATACCATCTATAAAATGCTCTGTGATTAAACTTCCAGGTTGCCTTGACAGCATCTCTAAAACTAGTAAAGTCTCCACCAAGGACAAGGATGTTGGAATGTCACCACCTCCCTCCCAGTTCCACATCATCCTTGCATGAAAATACATTATAATTTCTTTGTCGCTGGCTCCACTTCCTGGAACTCTTCCTGGAAGCATTATGGAGTGCCAGCTACTCTTCCAGGAAAATTAGAGATAGGGTTTATATACTGGCCTTTCCCAGAGATAGTATCATCTGGGGGGGATAACATTCTTCTTTGGAAAGAAAAATGAGATATTTAAGACGGATGgcttttattttacttttgtgGCTGATTTCTAAAACTGTTTTACTAGGTACTTTTGATGGTGGTTATGGAAATTCTGGAGATGgtgctggaggaggaggaggaggaggaggatacaTGCAATCGCCAGGAGGATTTGGTTCTCAGGCTGGAGGTAGCCAGAGTGACAGAAAAAATGTAAGTTCATCAAAACGTGCACTTTTTCAAAATATGGAAATTCTCGTTTAAATGGCAGTCATAGGTGCTGCATTAACTTTGGTTTACAACAGTAATTACTCAgcataggcagtcagtcggctttaaaaaaaatcttaaaccgcgcatgcacagATTTAATTATTACATTTACATATTGTGCATCAAAAATGGTTCACGCTGGTGCTggaaatttaagcaaaacaaattGCTAGAGGAATTtggtgggtgaagcagcatctgagtAAGTAATGGACAGatctcgggttgggacccttgttcagacagcCGAAGGATTCCTCCACACTTATTGCCCACCAAATTCATCATCTTTTACTTGGACAACTGTATGTGAATAGTAATCTTTTAATGTGATTACCTTTTCTAAAAAAAATGTTATAATGGATCTGATGAGCCAAGACCTTGTAGCATTAACTTTATTTTCACTCTAATAGAGATCCCGGACCCAGCAAATTGTTCCATGTACCGTGTCACAGCTGATGTCGGCTATACAAACAGAGGATATTTTCAGAATTGGAGAAGTGGAGTTATCGCAGGTGAATGAGAACTTTAACTCAATTAAATATACTCTGATTTGATATCCGTAGAGTACTATTCGAATGTCGTTCAGTTTGTGAGTATACATAATCTTTGCAGTAACAGTTGCTTtgtaatacaggtccaccaccgattttccagcacccttcgttccagagcctttctagaTTATCTATTTTGCTGtagcaacagaggtcacggcctggggaggggggggaatacTGCCTGCAAATTTGCGACGGAGgtcagctatgggaacggatttGTCGGCTCCGGCCGATCAGGGGTTGCAGAGCCCCTGCCGCAGATGGCAAATTCGACCTGCCGATTGGCTGCGGAAGTCGGCTATGATAACCGATTTGCCCGTTTCGTCCAGGCCAGAATTCCAGAGGCCTGGCCGCAGGGGGTAAATTTGACTGCTGATTTGCATggaagtcctgatgaggtcgAAATTGACCGCCTCACCTGGCCACATTTTCGGAGGGACTTCTGGAATTTTGTccagattgggggtggggggtggggggggtgggggtgagattcGTTGGTGGACCTGCACCTGAAAATTATTTGAGATCATTATCTTATTTTATAAAAGTACATAATATTAAAAGAATAAAGATAAATCTCAATGTCCCAGAGTTTTGAAATAGTAAATACTAGAAATCATCTTCTAAAATTATATCGGTTCTGGAAGTGTTCCTGTGGATTTGAGAAGCAAATAAATGTCACCCCATAATTTAAGAGAAATGAAACAAatctagaaacatacaaaatctcTCTCTATCATTTTTCCACACTGAACCCACTTACTCAGTTTGTCTACAATCCTTAAGCTTACATACACTCCCCTCCCTACTCGCAATCCAACCCAGTTTTGTATCTGCTGCAAAGTTACAAATGTGACATTTGGTCTTCTCGTCCAAATTATTTTCATAGATTATGAGCAGCAATGACCAAAACTTCAATTCCTATAGTATCCCACTGGTCACAGCCTGTGAAGCTGAGGAAGATTTTCTCATTTTTTAACCAGTTTTCAATCCATATCTGCATGTTACTCTCATCTTcacatgctttaagtttgtaaccaACTGCCTTtgttggaccttatcaaaagtTATCTGAAAATCAAATAAACCAAATCATCTGGTTCCCTGTTAACCTTTCTGctagtcacatcctcaaagaattctgtGGATTTGTCAAAATGATTTTTCTTTCCTAACTTCATGCTGTCTGCACAATCTTATTAGTCTTTTCAAGGTGCTCAGTTATTACATCTTTCATattagattccagcattttctcagaTTAGCAACCCATAGGTTTCTCACCTTTCTCTGAGATGATGCGGTGACATTTGATACTCCAATCCACTGGAACACTTCTAGAATCAATATGAAATGTGAAGTAAAAAACAAATATACTGGAAATACATTGCAGGTTCTCTCCACATCTGCTTTCTGACCTGAGGATTTGCAGATGTTTCTAATTTTATTTATATTCTATCTGCAATTTGTAGGTAACCGTGGTTGGTGTGATCAAAGACTCAGAAAAGGCCCCAACAAATATCCTGTACAAGTTGGATGATATGACAGCACCTCCTATGGATGTGAGACAGTGGGTGGATACTGATGTAAGTCATGCTTAATGTATCCAGTAAGCCTTTGCTATAACGCACCACAAGGGGTGGGGAGATGATATCTGTTATTAGCCACTCGGGGAGGGGAgatgattgtccgctataaccgaatAAGAGGGTTAATATGTAAAGTACTATTGGGGAAAAAAGTGAATAAACATACATTACACTGGTAGCAGTAAAGgacacaaaatacacaataacTCGGACGCCAGTTTtgccacggtagagttgctaccttacaatgcTAGAAACACGAGTTCGATCCAGACCTTGGCTCCATGTAGCAGCGTGGAATTCCTCTGGGTGCTGATTATCAAACTTTTGAGGAAGTAGATGCTTTGGtaggctttctttgtgattgcatcaatatgctTCTCGTTTCAACTAGAAAATTTATTTTCTAGATCTATTTACGTAATTCAAGTTACGACATATGACAATAAGTATAATAAGTAAACTTATTCTAACATATACCCATGCACATTTTCATTTGTGGAACCTAAAGTGAAGAAAACCCATTTGGCGGTCTTTCAAGGTATAATGTAACAAAAGTATGATGTTGAGCTTAGATTTTGAACGTAGCATTTTTCAAAGGGATGGATTTTAAAGTGCATCTCAGAGGAGCAAAAACACGAGTGCTGAATAATTAAATGGATGAAGATATGACTAGGCGAAAATTAGAGGAGCACAGACCCGAGGGTTGTATGGTGGAGGTTGCATAGTAAGTAGGGTAAGACATTGGCAAGCTTTTAGAATCTGTGTTTACAAATTTGAAGTGTGGACCAGATGCTAAGCAGGTTAAGGTGTACATTTTTGAATGAAGTTCAAATTAATGGTTTATAAAAGTCTGGAAAGTGCCTTGCCATCGTCCAGAGATAACAAGGAAAGGAGTGAAAATTTCAGCAGCAGGCGAGCTGAGATGCAGCTGAGACAGAAGTGTGCACTGTTGGAAAAACAGCAAATGTGGAGTTCAGGTGAGTTAGAATATCCATGTTGTAAACAGTCTGGGCCATTATTGGGAGTTAAAAATCAGAAACCCCCAGGTAAAGGTAATATGAAACAAAGTTAATGCCCAACAGATTAGGCAGTATTCTTGGAAAGTTAATGTTTTAGATCAGAAGATTTTTATCAAAACTGGGAAGGaacaaaaaaatgttgttttaaaTTGAAGCAAAGGTGATGGAAGGGATTGATCAAACAAATGGAATATCTGATAGGCTGAGGTCAGGTTTGCCAGTGAGATGGGTTAATGGGACATTTAGAAGATGATATCGCGGACAAAGAAGTGTAAAGTGAtgataaacgcaaaatgctggagtaactcagcgagagaaggaatgggtgacatttcgggtcgagacacttcttcactcaagatggggctcgacccgaaacatcacccattccttccctccagagatgctgcctgtcccgctgagttacttcagcattttgtgtgtatcttcggtttaaaccagcatctgcagttccttcctacacaagaagtgtaacatccaagaaggaacagcaacCTTTGAAGtcaagagatgcgcagaattataagaaaagagaagaaaacggaaagagaggcagcaacaaccaaagcccaatctgccatctggaattagctgtgctgaatgtcgaagaactttcaaagccaggattggactcataagccacctgagagtccataaaaacaacagaacgtagactaTCATCCTCAACCTCAAGGGATAGTCACGACGATGAAAGGGTTGCTAATAAGAGTTGAATTGACTTGAGTTTTTGGAGGGACCCATGGTTCAGGTTTGCAATAGTGGCCATTGATGTGATGTTGGGGTGTCCGTGGCATGGGAAATGTTGAGTAGTGGTGAGGCAGATATCAGTGCGCATGTGAACCTATGTTTTTGAATGACTTTCCTGACAAGAAAGGAAAAGACTAAGAACAGATCTCTGTAGTTTCCAGAGATAATGATGCAGCAGCAAAGATCAAATGTTGGGAAGTTTTGAACATTTGTAATACACAGGATAAGCCATGATGAGAATATTGTTCCAGTTATTGTCAACATACTTTGGAGAGATTGTGAATAATCTAGAAAGTATGCAAGAAAGATTTATTAGAATTGTTCCAGGGATGAAGAATTTTGGATACAATGATGAATTGGAATACCTTGTCGTTGTTGGTGAAAAACAAGTAGTTGAAGAATTTGAtgtggtgtacaagatcataaTGTTTAGTACATAGAAGCTTTTCTCTTTGATAGTTCACGAGTCAATGATACATTTGAAGTGATATGTGGATGTAAGGGGAACTTTTAAACATGAGTATTTGTAATCTGCGTGTGGTGGAAACGGTCACTTTTAAAAAGGGAATTGAATGGGTAGATGAGGGGAAGTCATTTGTGAGGCCTTGGGCAGAATATGATATGCGATCTCTACTGCGAACCAATATGGACTTGGGCTGATTGACATGATGGTTATTATTCTTGGTAAAGATGTCATTGATAGATGATTCTCAAgttacattttgaaatatttgAGTGAAACTGGCAAACGGCAACCCACCCATCATAGCCATTTGAAGAATGGTTTTCCAGATCCTAATCGTTTTTTTTGGCGGTACACTATTTCTGCTTCACTTTGTTTTTCACTGATGTTTGTTTTAATGCAGGAAGCTGGAAGTGAGAATATTGTGGTTCCTCCAGGCACCTATGTAAAAGTAGCTGGCCATCTCCGATCATTCCAGGTGATACAGGTCATTTTTTTGTCCTATTGATGTATCAAACTAGGTCAATTTTTGTAACTTGTTTGTTATTATTATTGATTAATGTTTAAAATGCCCAGCTATAAAAGCTATTGTAAGTTCAAAATCTGCATAGCAGTGGTTAACATTTATAAGGTGAAAAACAGGACATTTTATTTGCAGAATTATATTTAGCTTGAATGTGATCAGGTGTTTTGCCTATTTCTGAATAGAGGACGCATTTCATATTCAATTGAGAAGAGAACTAAACTGTCTGATGGAGACAGGATTTGAATAATGTTAATTCTGACTGTCAGTCCCTTTTCTGCGGTCTACAAACAAATTCCTCTATATTCATTCTGGAAGGTTACTGTCATTCGATAAAATCTTTGAGGTATCCATGCTGCTATGGGAggcaaggagggggaggggttgctgGAGCTCTGATAGAAATTCATACATCTTCTCTACACAAgacgtttgataactggtggaggACAGCAGATGTACTTTTATTTTATTCAAGATGGGAAGTAGGGATAAACAGAGACTGACATGGTAGCATAATGATTGGGTAAAAAATTGAGGGACTTGATTAATCTGCACTTAGAAAAGTAGGAAATAATCAAGGATGGTCAGCATGCCTCTAAGAGGAGACCCTGTCTGACCAATAGGATTGGATATACCCAGAGATTATAGAATTGATAAGGAAGGACAGTGAGGTTAATGTAGTCTGCATGAACTTCAGCGAGACTTTTGCCTGTGTCCCATTTGACTGACTGCTGCTAAAGGTATCAGCAAAGGAATCTAGGGTAATTAGACATTGGGACTAGGAACATTTCATCTTCCAGAGATGCCTCTAACCAGAGTGTGCAGATTTGAGACAAATCGTGATTTAAGCAATTATTTTTCACGTCAGGGGTGGTTGATATTTTGAACAAAGTACCTGTGTGGATCGTGAGGCAGGTACTGTTGTAGCATTTAAGTATTTGGATGAACTCTTGAAATGGCAGAGAAGGCTGAGTAAATGGCCAATGGGATTGATATAGGTAAATTGTTCAAGGTCCTTTTtcttgagttagatagagctctagggtctggtggaatcgagggatatggggagaaggcaggcatgggttattgattggggtcgatcagccatgatcacaatgaatggcggttctggctcaaagggctgaatggcctcctccacctattttctatgtttctatgtactctcactaaattcaaggtcagtttattgtcacaagtaccaattaaggtacagtgaaattcgaattaccatacagccatattaaaaaaaagcaccaagacacacaactacataaaagttaacataaacatccaccagagcGGATTCCACATtattcaatgtgatggaaggccatcttcttcctctttttttctcccgcggtcagggcagtcgaaccatccgcagtcggggtggtcgaagctcctgcgtcggGACGGTCtaagctcctgcagcttggagttcccaaagtcggtTTCTGACCAGAAACCGCGAGGCACCCACGGTGGAGCTCCAAAGCGATCCCGATGATGGGATGTCCGCGGTGGAGCTTTCGTCAGTCTCCAGCAAAGactgccaactcctcgatgttagaccatagtgcggacggagataaaaatcgcatctctgtcgaggtaagagattagaaaaagtttccccaactCCCCCacctaaaacaagctaaagaccactaaaaacatacatctaacacaTACAAACATTACgacaaaagaaggaagggacagacagactaatAGCGAGGGGGCaggagttggagggcaggggggatcacagagatggCACATAGCGAGGCAAtttttgctggcgccacccggtggtatatAAATTTAATCGACCTATTTGTAAAAAAGAGCAAGTTTATTGTAATTTAGTTTTGTACTATGATATTTGGTATTTTCTAAATATTTTAAGATGCTATATGAACAGATTTCTGATCATTGCAATTATACTTTGTAGAACAATAAGAGCTTGGTAGCTTTTAAGATAATGCCTTTGGAAGATATGAATGAATTAACATCACACATGCTAGAAGTGGTGCAGGCACACTTGTTGCTAAACAAACCACAGGTGAGTACTAAAATATTTGAGAAACTCTGGGCCTTCTGCCATTAGATACCTAATGTTTACTTCTGCAACAAAGTGAGAAATCTTATTGCACTTCATAATTGTCAGCTATTGATTTGTATTTGGCCCTAACATTGGTTTTGTTAAAGTTTCTAACTGGAAAAGAAAAGTGTAAATGcgtaggtgggggagggggggggggggcatgaatgCATGAATGTAATTGACAATCCCACTTATTCCTGATTGACAAATTCCAAAGTtatcagtggtatgaatatcagGTAATTTGACATTGCAGGATCATTGTATGAGCTAAGGAGCATTGCTCCTAATTTGTTTTAGTGCGCAATAACAATTGTGTACATCCAGGATGGGTTTGATCAATTTCCAAAGCAAATTAGAATGTAATTTTTCTTATCAAGGGTGTGTCATAGGAATGTTTGTGTATGCAGAACCTATCTTTACTACTCAACACCTTTTATATAAAGAGTGGAGATATTGAATAGGGTGGGTGATTACGAATAAGGGAAAGAAAAATGGTCAATCATTTGCCATGGATGCCTTGTGAAAGAATACCCAGCACTGTTGGAATTAATTGAATTTGAAGTTCATTGAAAATGTAAATCATATATTTATTCAAACCTCATAGACCAATGAAGCTTAGCTTGGATGTCTTTTTTTACAGTCTTTACCTGGGGGATCTGCTCCAGCTTTGCGCACTTCAATGCAAAATGAAGGGGGTGCAGTTGGAATATATGCTGGTGCTAATGATGCTCTGATGAATGGTCTAACAAATCAACAAAGCCAGGTAAAATAAATTAAGCATGAAACTTGTGTAATAACATGTCATCTAGTTGTCATCTTAAATGCACATTGTTCAAACAAAATCTATAGCCAGAAATTGTATCTGTTGGAGTTGACTTTTGTTTGTGTGCATAATATGACACTCGTGCCTGGGATTAGATTACTCTACTGTCATTTCCAGGTGAATTAAAGCCCATCAACAAATCTGTTTGGGCACTTTGATTCTTTATTCGACTAGGTGTATCCAATGTTTTACCTTTGTGGAacactttttaattatttttaatgggCATGCTAGTGACATAGGATGATGTGACAGGGCAGCTTTAGAATTTAATGCAAGATGCTTGCACTACTTCACAGCAGCATACTGTACATAACAAGACTCTAAAGGTCAAGGTCATGTTGACGACCTACGGTTTTTCTCAGCAACTTCAGCAGATCTCTGCAATGTCTTTTAATTTGCCACTCAACACTTTGTCAGGGAGGTTATCTGGGAACTGAATGTAACAAATGAATAATTAGAGACCATCTGGACTAATCCCATCTGCACCTGGTCAATAACCCTGCAGGTCATAGTTTTTCAACTGCAGGTTCACATCTGTTTAGTGATCAGGGTTTTGCCTTTACTGCACTTTCAAGCAGTGAGTTTCGAACTACCACCGCCTTTGGGTGGAAAAATAATTCCTAATTTTCCCACTAATCCTTTTACTAAATACACTTATCTGTTCCCTGTGTCTTAGATGCCCTGTCTAAAAGTAAGAAAGAACAACATTTGTTAACCATAAAAGTCAAATTGTTAACATTTCATTTTAATATTGTCATGCACATAGGTGGCAGCACAGGTCCATAAGGCAATTTAAACAAAAAGTATCAACCAATCTCAGATTTAATTGACATTAAATTTAAAAGCAAGTAGGTcattcaaaatgtgtaggaaggaaccacggatgctggtttacactgaagatagacagaaaatgctgaagtaactcagcaggacaggcagcatccctggataaaaggaagggtgacgtttcaggtctgaagaagggtctcgatctgaaacgtcacccattctgtgccgctgagttactccagcattttgtgtctatctttgaagttattcaaaatatattttgatCCTTGgcatgattatatttggaatattaTGCATAGTTCTGTCCTTGTTCTGAAAAGGATGGAGCAATATCAACACCCTAGGTACAGCTGGAAGTGTAATGTTATTGGTCATGTTATTTTGTGTCTGATGTGCATTTGCTGATGATATTCTGAATAAACATTGTTAAGGCTGCCATTTGTGTGATTAGTGTGAGGGGTAATTACTGTTGCCCCAAAAGGAATACCGAAaagaagtttaaaaataaaaaatctcaCTCCCTTGCCTTATCAAAGATCTTAACAATAAAcaccgcaggctggcggtcagtTATTGAcagcccttgagcctcacatccgccatgtcattaaaacctccttctttcatctccgcaacatcgccaaactcaggccctctctcacacctcccgctgctgaaagactcatccaagccttcatctcctcccgactggactattgcaactcacttctccttagcatcagctccacctacatcaaccaactccaactggtccagaatgcagccgcccgactcatcacccacaccaaatcctggcatcacatcactccagtcctcaaacaacttcactagcttcccatctcccaccggatcacctacaaaatcctgatcctcacctacaaagccctccaccatctggcccccccatatctcactgacctcctctccccctaccaaccctcacggtccctcagatccacatcagccgctctcctctccatccacaagtccaacctccgcagttttggggacatagccttctccagggcagctcccaggctctggaactccctcccccaactgatccgcaattccgtgtccctcaccatcttccagtcccgcctcaagacccatctcttcacctctgcctatccttagccccacgtccccctcccttttcatctgtgcattaattgcctcattgtgttttgtattgaattctgtctttactttgtgtactagtcatgtctctactatttatttcattccccttacatgtttttcctctacctgctaaatttttgtaaggtgtccttgagacttggaaggcgcccataaataaaatttattattattattattattgacaaTAGTGCAATTGCAAATTAATACTTTAATTTTACCTAATTGttaacaattttttattttttttaatagatacTGGAATCAATGCCTTATGTTCCCATCAGTAAAACTTGTAATTGAAACTGAACTGCATGTTTTGTAATGCCAACATTATAATCTTCATTTAGGTATTGAATTTAATTCGAAATTGTCGGGAACAAGAAGGCATGAGCATTGACTACATGAAGAGAACGCTTAAGAATATGAACATTGTTGCTATCAAGTGAGTGTCCTTTTTATTTTGGTTAAATACCCGTGATAAACCTGTTAAACAAAGTCTAGTGTTACAATTTTGTTTTATATAGGCAAGCTGTGGAATTTCTGAGCAACGAAGGACACATTTATTCTACAGTGGATGAGGATCACTTCAGATCAACAGATGCTGAATAAATGTGAATCAAGGCTGTTTTTCGTAGAGGAACTGTTCCAAAACGTGCTGAGTTCATCTCTTGGATACTTCATGAAGTGTGGGTAAACTTAAATAGAATTTGAAGGAGGATACTGCTATGCAGTTTgcttaggttctgttttataatGTTAATGCAGCAACTTGACTGAAGTGTTCTTGAACTTTCCAAATATCTCTTCTGTAATATTGCAGCGTGGTATCTGATTTGTAACTCTATTGCTGTAATAGACCGCTGCTACTACTTAGATCTAAAATGAAGATATAAATTGTCTTAACACCAAGTCTCGTAAGCATTTTTTGTTAGTTGTATAAAGTTAATAATAAATTACATCAATGTATTTAGTTACTTATTGCAATCTGGACAAATTCCATGGTCACTGTTATATGATACATAACAAGATCTGTAAATGCCACAAATCATGAGCATATGTTAAAATTACCATGGTGTGAATAGTGTGTTTCTCTTTCTCTTGGTCATCTTAGTGGAAAAGGAGTGCTAAATGTTG
Proteins encoded:
- the rpa2 gene encoding replication protein A 32 kDa subunit, translated to MMWNSAGTFDGGYGNSGDGAGGGGGGGGYMQSPGGFGSQAGGSQSDRKNRSRTQQIVPCTVSQLMSAIQTEDIFRIGEVELSQVTVVGVIKDSEKAPTNILYKLDDMTAPPMDVRQWVDTDEAGSENIVVPPGTYVKVAGHLRSFQNNKSLVAFKIMPLEDMNELTSHMLEVVQAHLLLNKPQSLPGGSAPALRTSMQNEGGAVGIYAGANDALMNGLTNQQSQVLNLIRNCREQEGMSIDYMKRTLKNMNIVAIKQAVEFLSNEGHIYSTVDEDHFRSTDAE